The Neospora caninum Liverpool complete genome, chromosome IV genome segment TCGACGTTTgcatttctcttttctgtgcctgTGATCCCCGACCTTGCTCCGTTTCGCGGGCGCGCCCTGCGTTTGAGTGAAGGACGACATCCCGGACAAAACGGCGTGACGTTTCCGCTTCCGGTCTCGACTCACGCACAGAACCCGTACACGCGGGCACAGGCCATTCCACTGTCTCATTTCGGATCGCTctgttgtcttttctccgctttaTCTGCAGATTCCAGTGTCTGTCGCACAGTCCGAAAGCAGCCTGTCTGTCCTGTTGCTTCTGCTGCGCTCGCTTTccacgcgcgtctccgccgttctGCCACCAGCCCCGCAGCCAGCGAGCGGTCGCGAGACAGACCACGCGCCCGGTGCGGAGACCGAGTCTCCGGGAACAATCTCGCTGCAAGTCAGCGGCACCGCCGACAAcgtcgcttccgcttcggTCCTTCTCCGGTCGCTCTTGAGCGGGACAGTGTAGGAGAGCACCGGTGGGCTGAGTCGCGGGGCGAATCGGGCGAGGGATCTGGGCGCCTGCGGGGCGCTGCCCGTTCCTATGCACACGCGTCTCCTACGTTTTTATAAAAATACGGAGCCTAAGCACTACGAGCAGGCGCCTTCAGATCTGTGGACGCGCCTGTCGACGTGTCACGACCGGCAGAGAGTCGCGCGCAGgcctcttttttccgagGGCCTCGTTGGCGGCCTCTGTGGTGAGTTTGACTGTGCGACGGGGAGTTGCTgacgtctctcgctttcggcAGAACCTCAGAGCGGAGCGTGGACTTCATGTGTCGAGGCGTCTCTATCGACGCGCAAATCGAGGTGCCTACTtttatatatgcgtatatttCGGTATTTTTTGTGCTTTCGTGTTGGAGTAAATATGGAAACGGTGGGAGAAGTCCCCGTTCCTgcctttccgcgttttccaggGATTTCCATAGTGTTTGGACcgagcggagacactcccgcctcttccacGGGAGACCGCCAGGTAAACATCGCCCAAGGGCGAAGCGGCGTCGTGTACCGCCACACGGCAACACagtctcgttttcttttctgtggtCGGGGTTGCCTTCGCTCCCGGCGGACGAaacgaggcgagggcgacgggtgacagcgcgttcgcgtctccgtgctCTCCTTTGCAGCCTgtcgagcgcgaggcgcgcagaAAGGGGACACTGTTCCGTGGGTCGACGCTTCTCATCGCTGGAAATGTATGCGTCCGGGCTCGGGGGTgagacgcatgcgttttGACAAGGGAAACGCTTCGCCACTCGTGGGAAGACGCACGCAAAGACCAGAGCGTCGCCACTGCTCGCGGTGCTGCTTGTGGACTGCACGAGCAGGAAACTGCGCGGGAAGACGGGGGAgtgctctctcgtctctgcggcgTCAAAAACACCAAAACAGCCGAAAGGGACTTGTGGAGGCCGAAGGCGTTTCACGCACTCTCGCGGAGGTCGAtgagagacaggcagcgcccgaccgtcttctctcgatgGTCTCTGGTAGCCCGTGaacgcggcgcagagaggctaCTAGAGAAAGccctgttttttttcgtgtttctgggcccgtggagagaaagcgagacgcctGTCAGCGTTGGCTGCCGCCgaccgcttcttctctctcgccctcgccaagcgagaggcagatgGCGGGCCAAGGGGCtgagggcgacgcagaacgGTCGGCGACTCCTTGTTTCGTGGTTTACATGAGGCCGGGAtcgtgtgtatgtgtggcGCTGTGCCTGCACATCCGCCACATCCGCGGCATGTATGccccctctcttctgggGCAAGCGAAAACGGacccgttttccctcttcagGGGAGGGAatgggagagacacacatgcGCACGGCGTCCGGTGCTCTTTGGCGCCCAAAAGGGAAGGCGTCCGGGGACGCCTTTTAGGCGAGCTGCGCCGAGTTCGGCCGCAGCGTCTCGTTGCCGATGCAGCGGAAGCCGCTCTCGGGGCGAAACGCAGGTTCCTTATGCTTCCGCGTTTCACGAAGGTTCCAGGTTTTCACTCGTGACGAACGGCGATGCCGCGCGGAGCTCTGAGGCCTCGGCGTGCTTGTGGCTCCGCGGCCAGCCGCTGGCGAGTTTCCCGGCTCGCGATGCTCAGCGCGGCCAGCTCCTTTGTCTCGCCCGTTTTCCGCCCAGTGACGCCCGCTGTGCAGCCCCTCTAAAAccggcgcgtttctccgtctAGACATTTCGCTTCTTGCGTGTAGCGACACACGGAGACCTTCGGGAGATCGCTGCTGAGATAGACCCTCCGAATCCGCCGTATGTTTCGTTTTATGCAGATGGTTACTCAGTCTTTGACATATAGATGTGTCTACGGTCGATATCCCCCCGTCACCTACAcgtatgtatacatctatTTATCTACTTGGTTACATACGTGTTTGTATCAGGAATGAAGACAATGGTGAGTGCATCCGTTCCTGTCTCATTTCTCGCCGCAGCGTTTGTGTCGGGGCACCGGGGGAGCGCGTCCAGAGGCCGAAGCGGCTGTATGTTTCCTCGACTGAGCGAGGCCGCATTTCCCAGACACTCGATGTTCAGTCACGTTTCGGGGCCTCTGCAGAGTTGTTTCCAGACGCCACGTCGGACTCGTGGACTCTGTGGACTCCGCCTGCGGAATTTCTCTGTATGGATCTTTCCTCTAATGGTAGTCTCTTGCTAGAGATGGTATGACTATGTGATCGATTGCTTGTATACGTACCTGGTTCGCAGTGCGTCAGTTTTGTTCCGGGAAAGTGGATTTTCGGACGTCCGTAGGGACACGTGTCAATTGTTTCGTTTGCAGACTGTGGTGGGGCCCGTCGCGGTGCTCGGTTTGAACGCGCAGCGCCACAGACGCTGCTTGCGGAGCCAGCTTCGCGTTCGGTGGTGCGTGTGCTATCAACGGATCTCGGAGAGCGCGCATCGCTCCGAGAATAGGGAAACGTAGAGCCGACCCTTCGGTTCTTTCTCGATGACACAACGTCTTTGCCGGTGTGTCTCGATACAGCTCGGTCacgggcgaggagaggcctGCCGCGTTTCGGCGACCTGCGCCTGACCAGCGCGAAAGGGACGAGACGTACCTTCTGGTTTTTCTGCATCTGGTTCACAGATTCAATCACCCCCTCCGATTCAAGTTGCCGTCTACAGGCCGCTTTCCGTACATCGagcatatgcatatatgcaccCGCGCACACATATTTATGTGCATGCAATGTGAGTGTGTGGTGGAGGGGCTCTTTAAGCATAAATGTGCAAGTTATATCGCCGTTTTCACGTGGGAAAGGTTGCGTTGCTGACAAGCAGTGGAGGGGTTTTCGTGGTGTGGGGGCGGTTGAGAGATACTTGAGTGCCGAAGAAGTGTGCGTATAAAGTTTTAACTGCGTGCGCCGGGAACGCCGCCATTTCCCGCCGACGCACCGGACTCGATCCCTCTGAGTGGAACAGAGCCCGAGCCCAAGTTGTGAAAGTCGACGCGAGAGTGCGTCTCCTCCATAGCGAGAGTTGGTATCGCGCATTTGGTTTGTGGAGCGGAATCGCCGCGAAACGCGGTTCTTCGGGTCCGAAAACAACGACCAGACAGTGAAGTTCGCGTGGCGTCGGTCCGTGAGACGTCTCTCGCCAGCAGTGTATGAGAGAACCTGCAGATGCGTATGTAGGCTGAACACTCGTATATCTATACCGATGCATGTAGAGTTTTGCTTTTATTTGCCTGTGAGGATTCCGATCAATCTGTTTGGCCTGTGGTGGCGCGTGGGTGTTCGTGTTTGAAGCGGGACGTCGCGGTCAAAGGTCCCCTCGATAAGTTCGTCTGCAGAGGACATGAGGCGGGAGGTTTGGCGCCAAGAGCCTCGCGAAAAATGTGGCAGAAGAGCAGGTGCGAGTCCCTGCTGAGCGCACGTGGGATCACAAAAGACACGTGGCAACAGCCGATCCGCACCTCGACACGTTGGTGGCGTCTGTACATCGACATCTATCAAAATCGATACAGATCCACTTTTCTATAAGCTACAACATCAATGACATATTTGTATGGGAGTGTGCGTAGCTCTCACTTCATACTACTTTGTGCACAGACAAGTCTAAGTGCGTACACCTACTTATTCATGCGCTTGTGGATGTGTTGTTTTTGCGGTGTCGGGCTGCGGCTTCAGGGAGAGGGCTGAAGGCGATGTGGCCGACGGCCCCGGGATGTGGGGTGTTTGTATTGTCACCGTTTCCGGACGTCAGGTGTTGCCGGGATTCCGAGTCGCGCACCCGAAAAGCTAAATGCATGTGAGCGCTCCGAAAAGAGTATCTCTTCTCGAGACGACCGTTGTGTGTGCGGCCTTCCTCCGGTGCCGAAGACCTCTTTGGAGACGCCGGCTTCCCTTCCTATCGGGATGGTGATCTCTCCACTGAGGCCCGCGCCGTGCTCCGAGCACATCCGACACCTTTTCATTTGCCTATTTATATATAGGTTTATCTGTGTTCTtctccgtatatatatatatatatatatgtggggAAATACGTGTCGGAATGCGGTTTTCCATGGCAACCAGTTCGAGACTCCCGCGGGGGATGATGGTGACGGCGCGCATATCGGATCGtggcatctctctctttataGAGCGATCGCTCTCGCCCAAACGTCGTCACGTCTTTCGGTTGGTCGAGTTGCgtccctcgtcgcctcgaCCGAGGTTTTGCAGCGGGAAGGCCCGACTGCGTGATGgtgtgagagagagagaccggaTCCCCGGGACCTGTCTGGGGGTTTCGACTGGGCATCCGACGCGACGCCTGGCGAGGCCGTGACTCGGGAGGCTTCTCGCGGTGCCGTGGACGCCGGTCGCCGCTTTTtcaaaaggcgagaagcagtgagagaaagagccgagcgtctctgtttcgcgcaCCCTGCCTCCTGGCTGCTCACAAAGACACGAAGGCGCGCTCACGGCCGAGCAAAATCGCCGAATCAGAGAACCTGGAGCCGAGTCCTGGGGCGTTGGcgatgagagagaggagcgagggaaacggcgCGACGCACGGCGTCGCAGGCGCGGCGTCGTGTGTGCGTAGGACGAAGGGAAGCGCAAGGCGGGGGGGAAGGGGCCATGTGAAACCATGTTCATCTCTGGAGATGTTTTTTCAGTTCTTTGGTCTGGGCGGGAGGATCTCAGGTTGTTTCATCTTGTAGGAAGAGAGCTGCTGGGGCTCTCGTTCCTCCGTTTCAGAACCCAAGTGCACGCACGTTTTCACTCGCCTCTGATTGAGACACGCGCCGCACCGCTCATGACAGGcttccacacacacgcctgCGCCCCCAGCGGCATACAGTTTGAAAAAGATTCAAAGCCGAGGCGTGGCGGCGGGTTTGTGCGAATGGAGACGCCTttcatctctctccagtgctgaagaggggacagaggcCCCGGCGAACAAAACGCGGGTGAGCGTTACTACAGCTCCCCTGTACAGAGTCGTCGCGCAAGAGCACAGCAGACAACGCCCTTGGTGCGTCTGTCTTCGTGTTTTCCTTCATTCTCCGTGTTGCCAGTTGCTGGTAGAGAGAGagctttctttcctgtgcGACGCGTCCTCTAGAAGACACTCTACGCGAGTGCAACAAAGCCGGCAGGTTGACCCACCTGAGTATCACGTGCAAAAACCCGGAAGCGTCAGCCGCTCCCTCTCCCcgctcgttttccccttcctgtctctgctctcttctgctcctctggcgttctgtgtcgctctcACTGTCTTTGTCTGCCTGCCACATTGCCTctttgcgtgtctctctgcagtcgtgtctctctgtcttcctctctccgtatctgtctctctactCGTCTCTCATCtgcatctttctcttcctctgtcggATTCTGCGAGCGCTGCCTTCGCGCGACGCCGCGTCCCGGGGCCTGTCTCTGGaactctctcccctctctaGCCTTTTCGCGACAGTGTCAGGAAGCGGCTTCGCGGCCCGTAGCAACCCCGCCCTTCTGTgtcgcaggcgccgcggaaGCCAGCTCGGTGGCGTCTCGGCAACCACACTTCGAATCAGAACTGTTCCCCCtccgcggcgccggcgcacGTTTTGTCGCGAGAGGGACTCGTCGCCCCGCAAAAACAGTCTCGCGCTGAGACGCCACAGACACTCGCTTTCCGAGGCGCCGAACGGGGAAACACTCCAATGGGGGGAATGGAGATCCTCGGTGCTTTTTTGGAGCGTTGGACCATGTTGACGCGACCGAGAGGCCAGTGCAGCAGAGTGGGGGGTGCCTACCAAAACGAACCTTTCTTCACCGCACACCGTCCACACAACTGCGAAAAATCTGCTCGCTtgcgggaaaacgagacgccGAACTCTGCCTagacgaggagcgaggcaCTTTTTTTGGAAGAACATGCGAAACACACAGGCCTCACGAGCCGCCACGGTCGTCACAACATTCCCTGGTTGCTTTGCCAGAGTGTTCGCAAAGGCAAAAGCTGGCCGTTTCGCTTCGATTACGCGGAAAACGACACCGGATTCCATACACATTTCCATATCTATATTTGTGTAAATGTGTATGCGTTGTGAAAATCCGTTCTAGAGGTGTAGAAGCGCATTCGCACTCGACGCAGGCACACTGCCTTTATAGGCGGTGTGCTTGCCGCGCGTCTGGCGCGGGCAGAAAGAGTTTACGCGGTGGatcttcctttcccctggagaaggaacaggACAGAGCCGACAAGTTCCGAGAGCCCCTTGGCGAAGACCATCTGAGGTGTATAGCCGCTGGCGAGCTCCGCTTTTTCGAATTGCTCGCGGTTCTTGTAGCGGGGTCGCGGcacgtctgcgtcttctttgaTTGAATGATTCAAAGGCCGAGcagtctctccgctctccgcACTCACCGCGACAGCCGCCTGCTCCTCCTGGAAGTACGGCGCGTACTGGCGCTCCAGAGGCTGAAGAATGCATGTAGAGAACAGGTAGGTACGCATTCTTCGACATGCTCTGTCTGAAACTGGTTCACTCTCCGCGTAGTGCGAAGCAACAGGTCGGCGGTACGCCCTAGCGACGGTGACCCTCCCCCCAGTCGGAACAGCCTCAGACGCAACACTCTCCGGCACGCAATGCGAAAAAATCAGACATTGATCTACGATCGCCGTCTCCAGACACccacagaggcagagaccgcCTTTCCACAACATACCTACAAATCCACTGTCCATAGTTTATATATGTCTACATAAAGATAtagagggagagaagtgAGCCTCCTTCTACAAGGCGGATACCCAATACAGAGTGAATGCACGTTACTCTCTACTGCATATATCCGTATCTATCGTTTACAAGCAAAGGCACATTTATCtacagaaacggaaacatCGAAACACCGAACGTAGGCGACGAACTGCGATGTGAATATGAGATAGCCGCCCGAAGTCGTACGCCTGCTATAGATCagtatatacataaatatgcGTAGGTGTCCGTTCGCGAGGGTTTTTGACCGACTAGGGCTTACGTGCACTAGTTGGTCTTTGTCGACGGCCGTTCTAGAGAGGGCGGGCCGTCGTTTGACGACTTCGTAGAAgatgccttctctctggacAATCTGGAAgatcttttccttctcgcgctgttTGCGttcctccttgttctctttaATCAGTTTCGTGTTCTGTCGCTCGTACGCCCGTAGCTCGGCCTCCAGTTTCCGTTTGACAGCCTCATCGGTTCCACTGACAAGTTGGTACACTGGAAAGAACAGAGGCGCCAGCGCACcacgatgcatgcaaatcgCGAAACGTGTCGAGGCACGCGCTACAGGTGGCTTCCAGCGCTGAGGGTTGCAGGAATGTGTGTCTTCCGGATACCCCAgcgctgtctcgtttcttgTTCTGGAcgtttccttctgtgtctgtgttctccactttcttccTCAACATTCTCTCTATTCCCGATTCGACGGCACACGCACCTGAGTGTCCCCTTTTCGTAACGTCTCCTGCACCAGCGGGTGTATATAAACGGGTGTATTTATCCAGATGCTGTCGCGTTTCACGGCAAAGCTCCATTTTTCGTATATGTCCTAACCTTTCCCTTGCAGTCCGTCCCTTGCTCGCCTCGAttcggcgcctctcctcttcctctctagGCGCCTGCCGCGTCCTTTGTGCGGTCGCTCTTGCCAGACACCTCAGATCCCGGCAGTCTGCCTCcctgctctctccgccccgTTGCGTCGAGgctcctctgcatgcaggtaaccccttccgtgtctctatgttccgctctctcaccaatgtcttctttcttttcgcggtAGTCGTCGTAGGCAGGCGTGTCTGGAAATCGCTCCCGCGTCGAGTTGTAGCTGTACAAACAGCACGTGGGAGCCCCAGGAAACCGAGTTAGTCAAAAGGTGGAGACGCCTTCTTGGCTTCTGCCGCTTCCCCGCCGCCACGGATTCGATCAAACGGAGGCATCTTCAGGAGTCTttctgagagagagaaaccggctGTCTCCCGACTGCCCCGCGGCTCCACTGAGGCGAGCTACACACCACCACCCTGATTCGAAATCTCATCGATGGTCATCTTCCGCAGTCGAGGCACGCTACATatccacatgcatgcgcaatGCCTACACATACCGAGATACAAAGAGCcctaaacatatatatatatatatatgcatatatttatatgcacGTATGGAGATAAGTGCGTGGGTACACTTTGGAAAAGCATGTGTCACAGGGCTGTGCACCGAGGTGTATCGGGATGGAGGAGaatctttttctcgcgttaAGTGGCGCCAGAGGTCACCTACATGGCTTCTACGCGTTTTCGgatttctttttccgtctcgaGGACTTCCATGTCTGGGTCGGTTTCTTTGTAGTTTGCGCGCGTCAGACTCGTGCGGCAAACGGGACAGaagccgcgtctctcgcctcggccgcctccaTTTTCGCCGAAGTGAATGTGCAAACAGGATCCACAAATCCGATGCTTGCACACGTCGGAATGAAACAGTTTACGCTCCGGGTGGTAGTAACAACTTTCATAACACACAGGACACTCGTAGTTATCCATCGCGCGTCACGCACAAATGTAAAcgtgaagagaaacggagacacccaATTCAGGTGTGCAAAGATACACAGCGGTACGTCTGTATCGTACGCAAATATACCTGCACAGACATGGTCTCTGCATAACtgcacatgtatgtatacatatggaTAAATCTGTGTATATGATTCCGCGTATATATGTTCATTTTTATAGATGCATCCTGAGAGATTTGTGCAGGATGCCAGGGGAGACGTCAGGTTGCGATGCGCCCGCTCTGCCTAGGCTTGGCCCTCTCGACGAGAAATGAGACGAGGAACTTGTGGATGAAatccagaagaaaaaagtTCCGAcgacgagcagagagggtGAGTCACACGTCGCCCTCCGGCGCCTGTCCCCTCTCACTTGTGTCTCAGGCTCTGTCGTGGCAAATGGAAGAACACTGGGGGAGAAGTTGgacagacagaaaggcaTTCGCGGTTGAAAAGAAGCGGCGAGTCTCCTTTccgaaagaaaaacaaaaaaaacgcaGGCCAGACACCGcagggcgaggaaaacggagacgacggagacaccgcaggtTATACCGTTTCCTCGCGGATCTTGAACTCAGgattttttctctttttcctatgcatgcacgcattcTTGCAGATTGGCGCCCAGCGCGCACAGCTTGCTCCCGTGTCTGTTGTCCGTCGGCGCACAAAAAATGCCCGTCGTCCGCGGGCGACTTGAAGTTTTCGCAGAGAACTCGTTTTTAAACGGAGTTTTTAAACCGCAGTCCACCCTccagaggaaagacgggaagTTCTCGTGTGCGGGTGTGCGGCGTCAGCTGATTCGTGACGAGGCCTGTCGAGTTTCGCTTGTCGGTCGCGCCGTTCTCGGGGGTTGAGTCTGTGCCTTTTTTCGATCTCCGTCCAAAACGCGCCAGGAAGACTTTATTTCCGTCAGAGGCTTCTTCAGAGCGTAGCGAAACGGGgcgcagaaaagacgagaaaccgGCGATTCCCAACACCCGCTCGCTGCTGACCTGCGAGCCGTCTGGAGTTGCGCCAGTGGAACAGGTACAACTTCGTGTGATTTTTATGCGGACTGCGGTCGTTTCTTCGACAACTGTCTATCTTTTTCCAAGAAAAACACTGCCCTCCCGTTGCCGAGTCGGCCCGGAGTTTAAGCGGGCTTTTTTGCTTGAGAAACGACTCTCCAGGTCGGTTTCCTGCCTTGCAAATCGTGGAATTCGTCCACAGAAGCCTAGAAAACGCAGACTTGCCTCTCGCGGCAGGTCggttcttccctcgcctccgttgTCTTTCTAGGAATCGAACCACGACGTTTGAGGGCGGGAAGCcgcgcgcgttcgcgccCGAAACGTAGAGACATCGGACAAGGCGGAAACAATCACGCGCGACGGTCCCTCGTTTTCGCCAGAGAATCCACAGCATCGTTTTCTTGCGCAGAACGGCTGtgtggagacagcagagcctctctctccctcgtgtcGAACCTCGCCGCACAGACAGAGGCGTACACCGACTCCTCACGACAAACGACAAAGACGCGGAGAACTGGAgatttctttctccctcggccTACCCGGCGATTTCTGCGGCTGCCTTCCACTCTGGCGCTGTTGCGTACAAAAACGCATCGCAtccctcgtttcccttctctgtaaggccctctctgtctcctccacaTCCACCGTAACTTAGATATGTACATTATAGACTGTGATAGTGGCTACGCTGGTACAACGCGTTGGGCGTCCAGgttgctttctttttcgcgtcgtGTCTAGGCGTTCTGCGGGAGCCTCGCCTCTGTGAAGCCTGCGTTTCGGTGTCCGAGTATCTGTTCTCGTTTCCAAGATCCGCGCGCGACCCTGAGACGACAGAGGCGCGTGCGCTCTCTGGctgctcgcgttttcccggcctttttctcccttctctccgcctttccagATGGTCCAACCTAACGCACATCcgccctcggcgtctctcgcggcgctgCTGCGGCACTTTGGTCTGCCGCCGAGCTGTCGCAGTGTGCAGGAACTCCGCGCCACGTACGTTCGCCTCGCGAAGCAGCTCCACCCGGACAAGAACGGGGGAAAAGGGTCGAGGGAGTTCGGCGAATTGCACGAACGCTATCTGGCGTGTCTTCACCTGCTTCAGTGCGCAGAAAGCCACGCGCGGAGCGCCGCGTCCCACTttggcgccttcgcctcttcttcccacggCTCGCGGGGTCCGTGCACTCCCGGCTACAGGACGCGCCCCGACCAGAATCCTggcgccttcgctgcgtcGTTCGCGGCAGGCTTCGAGACCCGACAGGCGCAGTGGACCTACGAGGAGTGGGCGGCGAAGATGCGTGAGAAAATGGGGCCGACGCACCGGCGCGGCTTCGACTGGCGAACCGCCGAGCGCGAGGCCAGCGGGGGAAGTGGGAACTTccagacgcagcggcgagaggcgccgagggagCGAGACTCGTGGAGGAAGAGCTGCCGAGTTGCAGGACTTCTCGGTGTCGGGTTTCTCTCCGCAGTCTTCATGCAGCAAACAAGTGGAGACGCCCACAGGGAATGGAACGAGCGCGTCCAGCGTCACAAACAGCCTGTcgggcgcgcgagagaaacgctaGAGGACAGGCGCGATGCCGGCGGGGAAGACACCGAGAAGCGCGCCAGAGGGACGGCGGAGACCGCGCGCGGCCGCCGGGGCCTACCCGGAGGggcgagcggaagaagcgggaatGAACAAGTGGGCGTGCTGGGGCGCGAGCTTCTCGGCGGGGAGGAAAGAACGGGAAAACAGACCGAAGAGGAGCCGCCAGCTGGCGAAATGCTACGAGTGGACGACGCGCACCACGAGGCAGAGAATGAGGTAAAGCCGCTGGCCTGCCTTCCGGGCTCTTCCAATGGAGCGCCTTCTCAGGGGTCTCTCGATGCCCTGTCACTCCCcaaagcatatatatatatatatatatatatatatatatatgtatatgtgtctATGTGTCTGCgtgtatacatgtgcatgtgtatacgtatatgtgtagaGTTGCCTCGTTGTCTGCATAGAGttgtgtctgtctccttttctgttgggttttcttttttcgagtGTCTGCCGCACGTATCTGTGATAGGCGTGGCTTTGCCTATGGTTGACGGCCGTTCCTCAATCTTCCTGGGCCCGTAAGGGTCCTCCGTTGTGTGCTTTCATCGCGTTTTTCGAATCGCGCCCTTGGAAGACTGGTGCGTTGCCTGTCGAGGCGGTCACTCTCCCGTTTAGTGTCTTTTGCCCCGCGTGCAGTCTTTTAGGTCCCTCTTCGTGGGTGCTCCCATTGCGACGCAGCTCATCTTGCCCATTCCCATTTTGTTTCATTCTTGCAGTTCTTGGACCTGAcgcctcgcgctgtctcaCTGGGCTCGAGCACGCGGTCGCTGTCGCGATCTCTCGAatctcttcgcttctcgcccgccgcgtcttctATTTGCGACTCCAGTCTCGATCTTGGCTGTTCCCCTGACGTGAAGATAGCATGCGACGCTCCCACCGGTTCCCCCGAcagctcctcttcccttgcTCTTTCTTGTCCATCCGGTTCTCCGTCGTCACTTCCGATTGTCAGCCCGCGAACAGAGACATGTGCTCTTTCAACGGCATCAGAGAGCAGCAGTGGGGACCGCGAGACGGTAGCGGAACTCCAGCAACTTTTCTCACAGCCAGAAGCTCGGCGGGCGCAAGACCTTCTGACGAAGCAGGTGAGCGGCATTGTCCTGTCCACATGTCAAGAGGAGTGCTACGAAACTCGCGAATAACAATTGAAACTCATCGTTTCAGGAGAACGTCTCTGGCTTCTTCGACGATGGCCCATCGTGGTTCTGCC includes the following:
- a CDS encoding putative CDK-activating kinase assembly factor, translated to MEVLETEKEIRKRVEAIYNSTRERFPDTPAYDDYREKKEDIVYQLVSGTDEAVKRKLEAELRAYERQNTKLIKENKEERKQREKEKIFQIVQREGIFYEVVKRRPALSRTAVDKDQLVHPLERQYAPYFQEEQAAVAVSAESGETARPLNHSIKEDADVPRPRYKNREQFEKAELASGYTPQMVFAKGLSELVGSVLFLLQGKGRSTA